A section of the Deltaproteobacteria bacterium genome encodes:
- a CDS encoding DNA internalization-related competence protein ComEC/Rec2 translates to MRPLVPIAVSFITGLALEAWLGLSVAASVALFVIAFIVFVALAFLSRKNPLSPPIRTPLYPSIALFFSLGLLFASSLVNERTGASIAFIREAAQSRAFVDIEGVIAEKYETRKDGRTRFVIDVRSMGYGQGDMKGAEAKISLSYDGDSGSISRGDIVAFSSRLTLPRNFKTPGGFDYEWWSRRNGIDASAWTRGPGLRKIEDMRSPFAALDSFRTKRAAFIDTLGLENAGIIKALTIGERAGVPSDVERAFRDTGTTHILSISGLHVGLVAAASYFIFLWLLKRSRRLMLEYNVVKLALLLSIFPVLFYGAVSGFSVPSERAVIMAVAALVAAGIGRFRDIYSAAALAALVILVFTPGALWDTSFQLSFAAVIALIVFVPRIMRPSYEKAAESGYTLKSRVVLYAKGMCVVSIVAWIATLPIISAVFHSFTPISVPANLVIVPLAGMLAVPLSLLGVFFSLLYSPLAAVFFHSADILLTLSVRLADFLSSIPYSNMRVTGMSGVEIVLYYCLLAAVVFVTDRRRLAYYFAAIAAVFVFAVVYRHYAYVWPKDFTMTVLDVGQGESILLEFQDRGSGVKTMLIDAGGAYVSSGFDAGERIVAPYLWSRGIKKLDYLVLTHPQQDHMGGMGFIAENFAPSEFWWSGPGRLDTLLENELGKRHVPVSVKNAASEPVYINGTRLEFISPEPGYSGKDVNSASLVFRVNVNDVSFLFTGDIPAKTEAALLKKNIKADVLKIAHHGSRNSSSEVFLNAVAPRFAAISAGYNNAFSFPAEETIESLKKRGIKILRTDIDGAFAVVVDGKAVRAAGLTNAPR, encoded by the coding sequence ATGCGTCCGTTGGTGCCCATAGCCGTTTCTTTTATAACAGGTCTCGCGCTTGAGGCCTGGCTTGGGCTTTCGGTTGCAGCTTCCGTAGCGCTGTTTGTAATCGCGTTCATTGTTTTTGTTGCACTTGCTTTTTTATCTCGTAAGAATCCCTTGTCTCCGCCAATAAGAACCCCGCTATATCCCTCTATTGCCTTGTTCTTCTCGCTAGGGCTTTTGTTTGCCTCTTCGCTTGTGAACGAAAGAACCGGCGCTTCGATTGCCTTTATAAGAGAAGCTGCCCAAAGCAGGGCCTTTGTGGATATCGAAGGCGTGATTGCGGAAAAATACGAAACAAGAAAAGACGGCAGGACGCGTTTTGTCATAGACGTGCGCTCCATGGGGTATGGGCAAGGGGATATGAAGGGCGCAGAGGCAAAGATAAGTCTTTCCTACGACGGAGACTCAGGCAGTATTTCAAGGGGCGATATCGTTGCCTTCTCTTCGAGGCTTACTCTTCCTAGGAACTTTAAGACCCCCGGCGGTTTTGATTACGAATGGTGGAGCAGGAGAAACGGCATAGACGCCTCGGCGTGGACGCGGGGCCCTGGTTTAAGGAAGATAGAGGACATGCGAAGCCCGTTTGCCGCGCTTGATAGTTTCAGAACCAAGAGAGCGGCGTTTATAGATACGCTTGGCCTTGAAAATGCCGGCATCATAAAGGCCCTTACCATAGGCGAGAGGGCAGGTGTGCCCTCTGACGTTGAACGTGCCTTCAGGGACACGGGAACAACGCACATACTCTCCATCTCAGGGCTGCATGTGGGGCTTGTGGCGGCCGCGTCTTATTTTATATTTCTCTGGCTGCTTAAGCGTAGCCGCCGCCTGATGCTCGAGTATAATGTCGTTAAGCTCGCGCTCCTTCTCTCCATATTCCCTGTGCTTTTCTACGGCGCTGTGTCCGGGTTTTCCGTTCCATCCGAAAGGGCGGTCATAATGGCTGTTGCAGCGCTCGTGGCAGCTGGCATAGGGCGTTTTCGCGATATTTACTCTGCAGCGGCCCTTGCGGCGCTCGTAATCCTTGTTTTTACTCCCGGAGCGCTCTGGGACACTTCATTTCAGCTTTCTTTTGCGGCTGTTATTGCGCTCATAGTCTTTGTGCCGCGCATTATGAGGCCGTCGTACGAGAAGGCAGCGGAGAGCGGCTATACGCTCAAATCCCGCGTTGTGCTATACGCAAAGGGCATGTGCGTTGTTTCAATTGTAGCGTGGATTGCAACGCTTCCTATTATATCCGCGGTGTTCCACAGTTTTACGCCAATATCCGTGCCAGCGAACCTCGTTATAGTGCCGCTTGCCGGGATGCTTGCGGTGCCGCTCTCGCTTCTTGGCGTATTCTTTTCATTACTATATTCCCCGTTGGCAGCGGTGTTCTTTCACAGCGCAGATATCCTGCTTACGTTGTCCGTGCGGCTCGCGGATTTTCTCTCCTCCATCCCGTACTCCAATATGCGGGTAACAGGGATGTCCGGAGTCGAGATTGTTTTGTATTATTGTCTTCTTGCGGCGGTTGTGTTTGTAACTGACAGAAGAAGGCTCGCGTACTATTTTGCCGCAATTGCCGCTGTATTCGTATTCGCGGTTGTTTACAGGCACTATGCTTATGTATGGCCAAAGGATTTTACCATGACCGTATTGGACGTTGGCCAGGGCGAGAGCATACTGCTCGAGTTCCAGGATAGAGGGAGCGGAGTAAAGACCATGCTCATAGACGCGGGCGGTGCGTACGTATCGTCGGGGTTTGACGCCGGGGAGAGGATCGTTGCGCCGTATCTATGGTCAAGGGGCATAAAAAAGCTCGATTACCTCGTGCTCACGCATCCGCAGCAGGACCACATGGGAGGCATGGGGTTTATTGCCGAAAACTTCGCTCCATCAGAGTTCTGGTGGAGCGGCCCTGGCAGGCTGGATACTTTGCTGGAAAACGAGCTTGGCAAAAGACATGTTCCGGTAAGCGTTAAAAACGCCGCTTCTGAGCCGGTATACATAAACGGGACGCGTCTTGAGTTTATTTCTCCAGAGCCCGGATATTCGGGTAAGGACGTAAACAGCGCCTCGCTTGTCTTCAGGGTGAACGTTAATGATGTGTCCTTTCTTTTCACAGGCGATATACCTGCAAAGACAGAGGCCGCGCTTCTTAAAAAGAACATAAAGGCCGATGTGCTCAAAATCGCTCACCACGGAAGCAGGAACTCGTCTTCAGAGGTGTTTTTGAATGCAGTTGCTCCGCGCTTTGCCGCCATATCAGCAGGGTATAATAATGCCTTTTCATTTCCTGCCGAGGAAACGATTGAAAGCCTCAAAAAACGCGGTATAAAAATCCTGAGAACGGATATTGACGGTGCCTTTGCCGTAGTAGTGGACGGTAAAGCCGTAAGGGCAGCGGGTTTGACCAATGCGCCAAGATAG
- a CDS encoding DUF4124 domain-containing protein: protein MTGTGRIFAVFAFCVFFVFAGAGYAAADLYYWTDKDGKLHVTTNKDEVPEAFKEKATHVESKPSAPPPPAFKPSYTPPATASSQPGVETYGDKTAYEWKTLFDGKNERLRNSKDELSGKKQYIEVFERGRRFGQTYEDNEIKAYEAFKKDIPDIEKRIRDVEEELKDLKRDARYYGVPKEIVGD, encoded by the coding sequence ATGACCGGCACAGGAAGGATTTTTGCCGTATTTGCTTTTTGCGTTTTTTTTGTTTTTGCAGGGGCCGGGTACGCAGCCGCGGACCTGTATTACTGGACCGATAAGGACGGTAAGCTTCACGTAACGACCAATAAGGACGAGGTTCCGGAGGCGTTCAAGGAAAAGGCAACGCACGTAGAGTCCAAGCCGTCTGCCCCGCCCCCGCCGGCCTTCAAGCCGTCGTACACCCCGCCTGCGACTGCTTCGTCGCAGCCAGGGGTCGAAACCTACGGAGATAAAACCGCATACGAGTGGAAGACCTTGTTTGACGGGAAAAATGAGCGGTTGAGGAACTCAAAAGACGAACTCTCCGGCAAGAAACAGTATATAGAGGTCTTCGAGAGGGGCCGCCGTTTTGGTCAGACGTACGAGGATAATGAAATAAAGGCGTACGAGGCATTTAAAAAGGACATCCCTGATATCGAAAAAAGAATAAGGGACGTAGAGGAAGAGTTAAAGGATTTGAAAAGGGACGCAAGGTACTACGGCGTGCCAAAGGAAATAGTCGGCGATTAA
- a CDS encoding ATP-binding cassette domain-containing protein, whose amino-acid sequence MIQVSNLSKAYGAKTLFEDVSFSVGRGERIGLVGRNGAGKSTLLEILMGLESYDSGTLMIPKNYRLGYLDQHIHFTKPTLLEECCQVLSADEQYDYYKAEKILFGLGFSESDMDKAPDTFSGGYQLRINLTKTLLQNPDMLLLDEPTNYLDIVSLRWMRRFLRSFRGEAIIITHDRDFMDSVSTHTMGIRRGRLLKIQGQTEKYYSQLAVDDEVHEKTRIKQEKKIKELQSFVDRFKAKASKATQAQSKMKQIAKLAIFDEIEPEYQMGFSFHYLSMPAKTCMQVKDLAFSYTGKAEDNLFSNITFDLQPGDRLAVIGKNGKGKTTLLNALSGETNPTHGFVRTHPSVAIGYYQQTNRKDLNPDNTVAEEIAEANPELMTANVRAICGAMMFSGDQADKKISVLSGGEQSRVLLGKILAHPTNLLMLDEPSNHLDMDSIEIMIEEIKDFAGAVILVTHNEEMLRELANKLIIFHKGTAEFYPGTYEEFLDSIGWEEEMDLAKAGKKAAKKTQKESSPEADKEKEKKLKAVKKEYTALEEEIIKNEETLREKNEEALKLTTLGGSALRINEVYKEIASLQSELEKQNKRLETLLSQMEGA is encoded by the coding sequence ATGATTCAGGTAAGCAACCTATCCAAAGCCTACGGCGCAAAAACACTGTTCGAGGACGTGTCCTTCTCTGTCGGAAGGGGCGAGAGAATCGGCCTCGTCGGCAGAAACGGCGCGGGGAAGTCCACCCTGCTAGAAATACTCATGGGGCTGGAGAGCTACGACTCCGGCACACTGATGATACCCAAGAACTACCGGCTCGGGTACCTTGACCAGCACATACACTTCACCAAGCCCACGCTTCTCGAAGAATGCTGCCAAGTGCTTAGCGCTGACGAGCAGTACGACTACTATAAGGCCGAGAAGATACTCTTTGGCCTGGGCTTTAGCGAATCGGACATGGATAAGGCTCCGGATACATTTTCCGGAGGCTATCAGCTCCGCATAAACCTCACCAAGACGCTCCTTCAGAACCCGGACATGCTTTTACTCGACGAGCCGACGAACTACTTGGACATTGTGAGCCTTAGATGGATGCGCCGCTTCCTAAGGAGCTTTCGCGGCGAGGCAATCATCATCACGCACGACAGAGACTTCATGGACTCTGTCTCGACCCACACAATGGGCATCCGAAGGGGCCGGCTCCTGAAAATCCAGGGGCAGACCGAGAAGTACTACTCGCAGCTTGCCGTGGACGACGAGGTGCACGAAAAAACGCGCATAAAGCAGGAAAAGAAAATAAAAGAGCTCCAGAGCTTCGTAGACAGATTCAAGGCAAAGGCATCGAAGGCCACTCAGGCGCAATCGAAGATGAAGCAGATAGCAAAGCTGGCAATATTCGACGAGATAGAGCCGGAGTACCAGATGGGCTTTTCCTTCCATTACCTTTCCATGCCGGCCAAGACCTGCATGCAGGTAAAAGACCTCGCCTTCTCATATACAGGCAAAGCTGAGGACAATCTCTTTAGCAATATCACATTCGACCTTCAACCGGGCGACAGGCTCGCTGTAATCGGAAAGAACGGTAAAGGTAAAACCACTCTTCTAAACGCCCTCTCCGGCGAGACGAACCCCACGCACGGCTTCGTCAGGACGCATCCGTCCGTTGCCATAGGCTACTACCAGCAGACGAACAGAAAGGACTTAAACCCCGACAACACCGTTGCCGAGGAAATCGCCGAGGCAAACCCGGAGCTCATGACCGCGAACGTAAGGGCGATATGCGGGGCCATGATGTTTTCTGGCGACCAGGCCGATAAGAAAATCTCGGTACTCTCAGGAGGCGAGCAGAGCAGGGTGCTTCTTGGGAAAATTCTCGCGCACCCGACGAACCTTCTTATGCTAGACGAGCCCTCTAACCACCTGGACATGGACTCAATCGAGATAATGATAGAAGAGATAAAGGATTTTGCCGGCGCTGTCATCCTCGTCACGCACAACGAGGAGATGCTAAGAGAGCTTGCCAACAAGCTCATCATCTTCCACAAGGGCACGGCGGAGTTCTACCCCGGCACGTACGAGGAGTTCCTCGACTCCATAGGCTGGGAAGAGGAAATGGATCTAGCGAAGGCTGGCAAGAAGGCGGCAAAGAAGACGCAAAAGGAAAGCAGCCCGGAAGCGGACAAGGAAAAAGAAAAGAAACTCAAGGCCGTTAAAAAAGAATATACGGCCCTTGAAGAAGAAATAATAAAGAACGAAGAAACACTGCGGGAGAAAAACGAAGAGGCGCTGAAACTGACGACCCTTGGCGGAAGCGCCCTACGCATAAACGAAGTATATAAGGAAATCGCCTCTCTGCAATCGGAACTCGAAAAGCAGAACAAGCGCCTTGAAACGCTTCTTTCTCAGATGGAAGGCGCGTAA
- a CDS encoding class I SAM-dependent methyltransferase, protein MTKHAANPIGTANLKMAFGVEPSNRLFRLRLARYKSLAETVASYVNEHPGALRLLDIGLGSGRSLRFIEGEGADKNIDFSGLDLDPDRLSTVYSPKRWTLYKGDIEKGAPFKDSEFDIVICEQVLEHLVDPAAALREISRVLKKGGLAIIGVPTFPPPITYVRRLYVALTTALLNKKHSHVQTFSSFSILRLLKDNGSFSVLSCHGVRVISGGILSKLEDFEGWYRFNRRLGAALPVICTEVQITAIRK, encoded by the coding sequence ATGACAAAACACGCCGCAAATCCGATTGGCACAGCAAACCTTAAAATGGCCTTTGGCGTAGAGCCCTCGAACAGGCTCTTCAGGCTGCGCCTTGCGCGCTATAAATCGCTTGCCGAAACGGTTGCCTCGTACGTAAACGAACATCCCGGAGCCCTGAGACTACTGGATATAGGGCTCGGAAGCGGCCGCTCCTTAAGATTTATCGAGGGCGAAGGCGCGGACAAAAATATCGACTTTAGCGGCCTTGACCTCGACCCGGACAGGCTCTCGACGGTTTACTCGCCGAAAAGATGGACTCTCTACAAGGGGGACATCGAAAAAGGCGCGCCGTTTAAGGACTCGGAGTTCGACATCGTGATATGCGAGCAGGTGCTAGAGCACCTTGTCGACCCGGCAGCCGCGCTAAGAGAGATATCGCGCGTACTCAAAAAAGGCGGGCTCGCGATAATCGGCGTGCCGACATTCCCGCCTCCGATAACATATGTAAGGCGCCTCTACGTTGCGCTCACAACGGCGCTACTTAACAAGAAACACTCCCACGTGCAGACCTTTAGCTCGTTTTCCATCTTAAGGCTCTTGAAGGACAACGGAAGTTTTTCGGTGCTCTCGTGCCACGGGGTGCGCGTAATATCGGGCGGGATACTCTCGAAGCTTGAGGACTTTGAGGGCTGGTACAGGTTCAACAGAAGGCTCGGGGCCGCACTGCCCGTTATCTGCACAGAGGTGCAGATAACGGCGATAAGGAAATAA